One Gemmatimonadota bacterium DNA segment encodes these proteins:
- the pheS gene encoding phenylalanine--tRNA ligase subunit alpha: MVQEAEAIEARALEEISRAVDPSDLEDIRIRYMGKNGDLTRVLRSVGKAEPRDRPRIGQRVNQAKKTIGEALEARRAACEAGGETAAGALDVTLPGRPPPLGSKHPLTLIREEVTEIFRDMGFSVVDGPEVEWDYYNFEALNIPRDHPARDTQDTFYLGSDIVLRTHTSPVQVRVMEHQKPPVRVIVPGRTYRHENPDATHAFTFHQCEGLYVDKGVTMAQLKGDMTYFAQRLFGGKVKVRFLPDFFPFTEPSVQYDFSCVACGGKGCRICKHSGWLEISGAGMVDPAVFGFVDYDPEVYTGYAFGMGLDRLAMFKYGIDSIHMFLENDLRQLEGN; the protein is encoded by the coding sequence ATGGTACAGGAAGCAGAAGCGATTGAAGCCCGGGCGCTGGAGGAAATCTCCCGCGCCGTCGACCCGTCGGACCTGGAAGATATCCGCATCAGGTACATGGGGAAGAACGGCGACCTGACCCGCGTCCTGCGGTCCGTGGGCAAGGCGGAACCCCGGGACCGCCCCCGCATCGGCCAACGGGTCAACCAGGCCAAGAAGACCATCGGCGAAGCCCTGGAAGCGCGCAGGGCGGCGTGCGAAGCGGGTGGGGAAACCGCGGCCGGCGCCCTGGACGTCACGCTGCCGGGACGCCCCCCGCCCCTGGGAAGCAAGCATCCCCTGACCCTGATCCGTGAGGAAGTCACCGAGATCTTCCGGGACATGGGTTTCTCGGTGGTGGACGGTCCCGAGGTGGAGTGGGACTACTACAACTTCGAAGCGCTGAACATCCCGCGCGACCACCCGGCCCGGGATACCCAGGACACCTTCTACCTCGGCAGCGACATCGTGCTGCGGACCCATACCTCGCCGGTGCAGGTCCGGGTCATGGAACACCAGAAGCCCCCGGTGCGGGTGATCGTGCCGGGACGCACCTACCGCCACGAGAACCCCGACGCCACCCACGCCTTCACTTTCCACCAGTGCGAGGGCCTGTACGTGGACAAAGGGGTCACGATGGCGCAGCTCAAGGGCGACATGACCTACTTCGCCCAGCGGCTCTTTGGCGGGAAGGTCAAGGTCCGTTTCCTCCCCGATTTCTTCCCCTTCACCGAACCCAGCGTACAGTACGACTTCTCCTGTGTCGCGTGCGGCGGCAAAGGTTGCCGGATCTGCAAGCACTCGGGTTGGCTGGAGATCTCCGGTGCCGGCATGGTCGACCCGGCGGTCTTCGGATTCGTGGACTACGATCCGGAAGTATACACCGGCTACGCCTTCGGCATGGGGCTGGACCGCCTCGCCATGTTCAAGTACGGGATCGACAGCATCCACATGTTCCTGGAGAACGACCTGCGCCAGCTCGAAGGAAACTGA